GCCGGCGTGATCGTGTCTCGGCAGAAACCCCCCACCGCGCGCGGCTACGCCTTCTTCGTGATCGAGGACGGCCCGCACCGCGCGCAGGTGGTGATCTCGCCCGAGCTGTGGAGCGCGCACCGGCAGTTGCTGCGCGACGCCCGCGCCCTGATCGTCCGCGCGGACGCGGTACGCGAGGGCCTGCACCTGACGCTGCGCGCCCACACCCTGGCCGACCTGGAGATCCCGTGGCGCGCGGGCGGCTACGACTACGCGTGAGGACCGCGCCAGACGAGCGGACCACGGCTTAGACTGCCCTCATGTTCATGAACGCGCTGCTGGCCTTCATTCCGATCAGCCTGCTGCTGGAATACGTCTTCCACGCGCCGCCACTGTGGGTGTTCTTCACGGCGGTGCTGGCGATCGTGCCGCTCGCGGACTGGCTGCGCAAGGCGACCGAACACGTGGCCGTGCACGCCGGGCCGACCATCGGCGGGCTGCTGAACGTGACCTTCGGGAACATGGCCGAGCTGATCATCGCGATCTTCATCCTGATCAGCGGGAACACGCAGGTCGTCAAGGCGCAGATCACCGGCAGCATCATCGGGAACGCGCTGCTGGGCCTGGGGCTGGCGATCGTGGTGGCGGGATTCGCCAACCGCGGCGAGCGCCAGAAGTTCAATGCCGCGAACGCCGGGCAGCTCTCCGCGATGCTGTTCCTGACAGTGATCACCCTGACGCTGCCGGCCATCTTCGACTACACCGAGCAGCTCCCGGCCTTCGCCGCCGACGCCGGCACCCGCACGAACCTCGACGAGAACCTCAGCCTGGGTGTGGCCGTGATCCTGATCGTGGTGTACCTGCTGAACCTCGTGTATACCCTCGTCACGCACAAGGACGTGTTCGCCGTGGCTGAGGGCGGACACGGCCACGGCCCGGACAAGCCGTGGTCGCTGC
This window of the Deinococcus metalli genome carries:
- the cax gene encoding calcium/proton exchanger, with protein sequence MFMNALLAFIPISLLLEYVFHAPPLWVFFTAVLAIVPLADWLRKATEHVAVHAGPTIGGLLNVTFGNMAELIIAIFILISGNTQVVKAQITGSIIGNALLGLGLAIVVAGFANRGERQKFNAANAGQLSAMLFLTVITLTLPAIFDYTEQLPAFAADAGTRTNLDENLSLGVAVILIVVYLLNLVYTLVTHKDVFAVAEGGHGHGPDKPWSLPVALGVLLGGTALIALESEMLSGALEATASTLGLSEFFLGIIVLAVVGNFAEYIAATYFARRGQMDLAVNIGIGATVQVALLTAPLLVIIGYVLGHPMNLVFSSPLELIAIIAVALIVTSVTKDGETTWFEGVLLLAVYLALALAFYFVTPRGAEAAEGAALALRSLMG